One window from the genome of Streptomyces sp. NBC_00708 encodes:
- a CDS encoding fumarylacetoacetate hydrolase family protein has translation MKLLRVGTAGAERPALLDEDGTLRDLSGVVPDIDSALLADEDALARVRAAAAAPDGLPALDAEGLRVGPPLARIGKIVCIGLNYHDHATETGAAIPDEPILFFKAPDTVVGPEDTVLVPRGSVKTDWEVELAVVIGRTARYLETAEEGLAHVAGYAVAHDVSEREFQIERGGTWDKGKNCETFNPLGPWLVTADEVPDPQALPLKLWVNGELRQDGTTADQIFPVGEVVRYLSRFMTLYPGDVINTGTPAGVAMGQPEPKPYLRAGDVVELEIDGLGRQRQELKDA, from the coding sequence GTGAAGCTGCTTCGTGTGGGTACGGCAGGCGCGGAACGACCGGCGCTGCTGGACGAGGACGGAACCCTGCGTGACCTGTCGGGAGTCGTCCCCGACATCGACAGCGCGCTGCTCGCCGATGAGGACGCGCTCGCCCGGGTGCGCGCCGCAGCGGCGGCCCCCGACGGGCTGCCGGCGCTCGACGCCGAGGGGCTGCGGGTGGGTCCGCCGCTCGCCCGGATCGGCAAGATCGTGTGCATCGGGCTGAACTACCACGACCACGCCACGGAGACCGGGGCGGCGATACCGGACGAGCCGATCCTCTTCTTCAAGGCCCCGGACACCGTCGTCGGGCCCGAGGACACCGTGCTCGTGCCGCGCGGCAGCGTGAAGACCGACTGGGAGGTCGAGCTCGCCGTCGTCATCGGGCGCACCGCGCGCTACCTGGAGACGGCCGAGGAGGGGCTGGCCCATGTCGCCGGCTACGCGGTCGCGCACGACGTCTCCGAGCGCGAGTTCCAGATCGAGCGCGGCGGCACCTGGGACAAGGGCAAGAACTGCGAGACGTTCAACCCGCTGGGCCCCTGGCTGGTGACCGCCGACGAGGTCCCCGACCCGCAGGCCCTCCCGCTGAAGCTCTGGGTCAACGGCGAGCTCAGGCAGGACGGCACGACCGCCGACCAGATCTTCCCCGTCGGCGAGGTCGTCCGCTATCTGAGCCGGTTCATGACGCTCTACCCGGGCGACGTGATCAACACCGGCACCCCGGCCGGCGTGGCCATGGGGCAGCCCGAGCCCAAGCCCTATCTGCGGGCGGGCGACGTCGTCGAGCTGGAGATCGACGGCCTGGGCCGGCAGCGGCAGGAGCTGAAGGACGCGTAG
- a CDS encoding Gfo/Idh/MocA family oxidoreductase, whose protein sequence is MTSPTSPETSGSPLRVGLVGYGLAGSVFHAPLITATDGLVLDTVVTRDEERRAEARAAYPDVRFAASPDELWQRADELDLIVIASPNRTHVPLAKAALEAGLPVVVDKPVAGTAAEARELAALAGERGLLLSVFQNRRWDNDFLTLRALLADGALGEVQRFESRYERWRPRLKGGWRESGDPREIGGLLYDLGSHVVDQALTLFGPAAQVYAETDLRRPGAAADDDTFVAVTHTSGVRSHLYVSATTAQLGPRFRVLGSAAGFVKHGLDPQEAALREGARPGGDAPWGEEPEELWGRLGAGESPLTGGGTPVRTLPGDYPAYYAAVADALRGKGDNPVTALQAAEALDVLEAARRSAREGITVTLRPAGTSAHASEEQPV, encoded by the coding sequence ATGACCTCCCCCACCTCCCCCGAGACCTCCGGCTCCCCCCTGCGCGTCGGACTCGTCGGCTACGGCCTGGCGGGGTCCGTCTTCCACGCCCCGCTGATCACGGCGACCGACGGCCTCGTCCTGGACACCGTCGTCACCCGCGACGAGGAGCGCCGCGCCGAGGCCCGTGCCGCCTACCCGGACGTACGGTTCGCCGCCTCGCCCGACGAGCTGTGGCAGCGGGCGGACGAGCTGGACCTGATCGTCATCGCGTCACCGAACAGGACACACGTACCGCTGGCGAAGGCGGCGCTCGAAGCCGGGCTGCCCGTCGTCGTGGACAAGCCCGTCGCGGGCACGGCGGCCGAGGCGCGCGAGCTGGCGGCGCTGGCCGGGGAGCGCGGGCTGCTGCTCTCGGTCTTCCAGAACCGCCGCTGGGACAACGACTTCCTCACCCTGCGCGCGCTCCTCGCGGACGGCGCCCTGGGCGAGGTCCAGCGCTTCGAGTCGCGGTACGAGCGCTGGCGCCCGCGGCTGAAGGGCGGCTGGCGCGAGTCGGGCGACCCGCGCGAGATCGGCGGGCTGCTGTACGACCTGGGCAGCCATGTCGTCGACCAGGCGCTGACCCTGTTCGGCCCGGCGGCCCAGGTGTACGCGGAGACCGACCTGCGGCGGCCGGGCGCGGCGGCCGACGACGACACCTTCGTGGCGGTCACGCACACCTCGGGCGTCCGCTCGCACCTGTACGTGAGCGCGACGACGGCCCAGCTCGGCCCGCGTTTCCGCGTGCTCGGGTCCGCCGCCGGCTTCGTGAAGCACGGCCTCGACCCCCAGGAGGCCGCCCTGCGCGAGGGCGCCCGGCCGGGCGGTGACGCGCCGTGGGGCGAGGAGCCCGAGGAGCTGTGGGGCCGGCTCGGCGCGGGCGAGTCCCCGCTCACGGGCGGCGGCACCCCGGTCCGTACGCTCCCGGGCGACTACCCGGCGTACTACGCGGCGGTCGCGGACGCGCTGCGCGGGAAGGGCGACAATCCGGTGACCGCCCTCCAGGCCGCCGAGGCGCTGGACGTCCTGGAGGCAGCCCGCCGCTCGGCCCGCGAGGGGATCACCGTCACCCTGCGGCCCGCCGGCACCTCCGCCCACGCATCCGAGGAGCAGCCCGTATGA
- a CDS encoding DUF6412 domain-containing protein translates to MDTSAMNRVRGGLSRVLRPAGLLLFLLTEVLLAEGGSLSAAVALAATAAAGTALVACSVISARCATPVPRTRVRTAMRDREKRTAFLPQRDPDAQGRRRPRAPGRALLTAA, encoded by the coding sequence ATGGACACCAGCGCCATGAACCGCGTACGCGGCGGTCTCTCCCGCGTCCTGCGCCCCGCGGGGCTGCTCCTCTTCCTCCTCACCGAGGTGCTCCTCGCCGAGGGCGGAAGCCTCTCCGCCGCCGTCGCGCTCGCCGCCACCGCGGCCGCCGGCACCGCGCTCGTCGCCTGCTCGGTCATCAGCGCCCGCTGCGCCACCCCGGTGCCCCGCACCCGGGTGCGCACCGCCATGCGCGACCGGGAGAAGCGCACCGCGTTCCTCCCGCAACGGGACCCGGACGCCCAGGGGCGCCGCCGTCCCCGAGCCCCGGGCCGTGCCCTCCTGACGGCCGCGTAA
- a CDS encoding YidC/Oxa1 family membrane protein insertase, whose product MSAFMSAFASLVGALADLLHPLFQNASTAAAIVLFTALVRLAVHPLSRAAARGQKAQRRLQPQIAELRKKHGKDREKMQKALMELHREEKVSPFSGCLPSLLQMPAFFLLYHLFSSQKIGGKANELLGHQLFDAPLGERWHDALAHGGMFGAQGLVYLGLFAIVAAVATFNYGRTKRQMAANPVTPATGPDGQPMPGMGAMNKLMPLMSFFTLFTVAFVPLAAALYVVTSTTWTAIERAFLYRDMPAPGAAVATAA is encoded by the coding sequence ATGTCCGCCTTCATGTCCGCTTTCGCCAGCCTGGTCGGCGCCCTCGCCGATCTGCTGCACCCGCTCTTCCAGAACGCGTCCACCGCCGCCGCGATCGTCCTGTTCACCGCGCTCGTCCGGCTCGCCGTGCACCCGCTCTCGCGGGCCGCCGCACGGGGGCAGAAGGCGCAGCGACGGCTCCAGCCGCAGATCGCCGAGCTGCGCAAGAAGCACGGCAAGGACCGCGAGAAGATGCAGAAGGCGCTCATGGAGCTGCACCGCGAGGAGAAGGTCTCGCCGTTCTCCGGCTGCCTGCCGAGCCTGCTCCAGATGCCGGCGTTCTTCCTGCTGTACCACCTCTTCTCCAGCCAGAAGATCGGCGGCAAGGCCAACGAGCTCCTCGGCCACCAGCTCTTCGACGCGCCGCTCGGCGAGCGCTGGCACGACGCCCTCGCGCACGGCGGGATGTTCGGCGCGCAGGGCCTCGTCTACCTGGGCCTCTTCGCGATCGTGGCCGCCGTCGCCACGTTCAACTACGGGCGCACGAAGCGCCAGATGGCCGCCAACCCGGTCACCCCGGCCACCGGCCCCGACGGGCAGCCGATGCCGGGCATGGGCGCGATGAACAAGCTCATGCCGCTGATGTCCTTCTTCACCCTCTTCACCGTCGCCTTCGTGCCGCTGGCCGCCGCGCTGTACGTCGTCACCAGCACCACCTGGACCGCGATCGAGCGGGCCTTCCTGTACCGCGACATGCCCGCTCCGGGCGCCGCGGTCGCCACGGCCGCGTAA
- a CDS encoding heme-degrading domain-containing protein produces the protein MNPTAPTISELIAQERRLTLPHFGYDDAYALGGLLVALARERHAPVAIDIRRGAQQLFHAALPGSSADNDAWIDRKRRVVERYGESSYLVGTRFRAKGTTFDEASRLDPDVYAAHGGSFPIAVEGAGVIGSVTVSGLPQAEDHALVVEALEQFASRIGG, from the coding sequence ATGAACCCCACCGCTCCGACCATCTCCGAGCTGATCGCCCAGGAGCGCAGGCTGACCCTGCCGCACTTCGGCTACGACGACGCCTACGCGCTCGGCGGCCTGCTGGTCGCCCTGGCCCGGGAGCGGCACGCCCCGGTCGCGATCGACATCCGGCGCGGGGCGCAGCAGCTGTTCCACGCCGCGCTGCCCGGGTCGAGCGCCGACAACGACGCGTGGATCGACCGCAAGCGCCGGGTCGTCGAGCGGTACGGGGAGAGCTCGTACCTGGTGGGGACGCGGTTCCGGGCGAAGGGGACGACGTTCGACGAGGCGTCCCGGCTCGACCCGGACGTGTACGCGGCGCACGGCGGCTCGTTCCCGATCGCCGTCGAGGGCGCGGGTGTCATCGGCTCGGTGACGGTCTCGGGCCTGCCGCAGGCGGAGGACCACGCGCTGGTGGTGGAGGCGCTGGAGCAGTTCGCGTCGCGCATCGGCGGCTGA